One segment of uncultured Propionivibrio sp. DNA contains the following:
- the gspM gene encoding type II secretion system protein GspM codes for MMAMLTQLMARFDALSARERGLVATALLGCVAFVFWAVLIDPQLLRRRMAEQSAVAQRAQIEMLRAQVAALLSPTQSPEAIARGEIEALKRQLGETGARLATLENVLVAPQRMTRLLESMIGGRSNLRLLSLRTLPVVPVLEKKDGGGKPETAQADQRRSPSAGEKPGAIAEAGGLFKHGVELQLEGGYSDITEYLERLEKLPQKLLWSGFSLSGEKYPKVVLKLTVFTLSMDRTWMTF; via the coding sequence ATGATGGCGATGCTGACGCAACTGATGGCCCGCTTCGATGCCTTGTCGGCGCGCGAGCGAGGTCTGGTCGCAACGGCATTGTTGGGATGTGTTGCATTCGTTTTCTGGGCTGTGTTGATCGATCCCCAGTTACTTCGGCGCCGAATGGCTGAACAAAGCGCGGTGGCGCAGCGTGCTCAAATCGAAATGTTGCGAGCCCAAGTGGCAGCGTTGCTTTCGCCAACCCAATCGCCGGAAGCGATTGCGCGGGGTGAGATCGAAGCTTTGAAAAGGCAGCTTGGCGAGACGGGGGCGCGTTTGGCGACTCTGGAGAATGTCCTGGTTGCCCCGCAACGGATGACCCGCCTGTTGGAGAGCATGATCGGCGGCCGCAGCAATCTGCGCTTGCTGAGCCTGCGCACTTTGCCGGTGGTGCCCGTGTTGGAGAAGAAGGACGGGGGAGGAAAACCGGAGACGGCGCAAGCCGATCAGCGGAGGTCCCCGTCGGCTGGCGAAAAGCCCGGCGCGATTGCGGAAGCCGGTGGGCTCTTCAAACACGGCGTTGAACTGCAGTTGGAGGGTGGCTATTCAGATATCACCGAGTATCTTGAGCGTCTTGAAAAGTTGCCCCAGAAGCTCTTGTGGAGCGGCTTCTCGTTGTCGGGCGAGAAATACCCGAAAGTGGTGCTCAAGCTGACAGTCTTTACGCTGAGTATGGATCGCACATGGATGACATTCTGA
- the mshL gene encoding pilus (MSHA type) biogenesis protein MshL — MSLLALCALLSGCAAPPRQPGATYDRIGQELRGAVASKPKSAEDALSQAMMPPMQLELPATAQSIEPRFDLAVNNAPAAQVFMALVSGTRYSMLVGPEVSGNVTVNLKSVTVREALETLRELYGYEFKFQGTRIYIQPNTIQTRIFQINYLSGRRLGQSDLRVSSSSISNTPGTVPGATGTAAAAATGYVPTTPGATGNQAGMLGNAVAPSSRITTSSDNDFWKELNLGLNAIVGNEGGRAVIITPASGVVLVKGYPADLRAVENYLRATQVIVERQVMLEAKILDVQLNDEFQSGVNWSAFGGGSNRYAYGAAQSGATLNSATSSGSSSGVSSSAGSIIPGAAGIVSAAATGAGLYGLAFQSANFAALLNFLESQGSVQVLSSPRIASINNQKAVLKVGSDEFYVTNVSSTTTTSSTSNVTTPSITLQPFFSGIALDITPQIDEDNNIILHVHPSISTVSEKQKTIDLGSMGTYTLPLASSSVNETDSIVRVQDANIVAIGGLMKQEQSAGAAGLPGTTSSSVGALFGTRSSVLKKRELVILIKPTIIRNDSSWKDDLSETQDRFRQLDPRLMRQQQPLVQ, encoded by the coding sequence GTGTCGCTATTGGCGCTGTGTGCGCTGCTGTCCGGTTGTGCGGCGCCGCCGCGACAGCCGGGGGCGACATATGACCGGATCGGGCAGGAGCTCCGGGGCGCGGTCGCCAGTAAGCCGAAATCCGCAGAAGACGCACTGAGCCAGGCGATGATGCCTCCGATGCAATTGGAATTGCCGGCGACTGCGCAGAGTATTGAACCTCGTTTCGACTTGGCGGTGAACAATGCTCCCGCCGCACAGGTGTTCATGGCGTTGGTAAGCGGAACGCGCTATAGCATGCTGGTTGGACCGGAGGTCAGCGGTAATGTGACGGTGAATCTGAAAAGCGTGACCGTACGCGAGGCATTGGAAACCCTTCGCGAACTTTACGGGTACGAATTCAAGTTTCAGGGCACACGCATCTACATTCAGCCGAATACGATCCAGACCCGGATTTTTCAAATCAACTATCTTTCGGGGCGCCGCCTCGGGCAATCCGATCTTCGCGTGAGTTCGAGTTCCATTTCGAATACGCCAGGAACCGTCCCGGGGGCGACGGGAACGGCTGCCGCTGCGGCAACCGGCTACGTTCCGACGACCCCCGGCGCAACCGGCAATCAGGCTGGCATGCTTGGCAATGCGGTTGCCCCGAGCAGTCGCATTACCACTTCGTCCGACAATGATTTCTGGAAAGAGTTAAATCTTGGTCTGAACGCGATCGTAGGAAACGAGGGCGGGCGGGCCGTCATTATTACGCCTGCATCGGGAGTGGTTCTGGTAAAGGGGTATCCGGCGGACCTCCGAGCCGTCGAGAACTATTTGCGTGCAACTCAGGTAATTGTTGAGCGGCAGGTCATGCTTGAGGCAAAAATTCTCGATGTCCAATTGAATGACGAGTTTCAGTCGGGGGTCAATTGGAGTGCTTTTGGTGGCGGGAGCAATCGTTATGCCTACGGTGCCGCTCAGTCAGGGGCGACGCTTAATTCGGCAACGAGCAGTGGCAGTTCGTCCGGAGTGAGTTCCAGTGCGGGCAGTATCATTCCGGGAGCGGCGGGGATCGTTTCGGCGGCCGCAACTGGCGCCGGCTTGTATGGCCTGGCTTTTCAAAGCGCCAATTTTGCGGCGCTACTTAACTTCCTTGAGAGCCAGGGCAGCGTGCAGGTGCTGTCAAGCCCGCGGATCGCCAGTATCAATAATCAAAAGGCGGTGTTGAAGGTTGGTTCCGACGAGTTTTATGTGACCAACGTCAGTTCGACGACGACGACTTCAAGTACCAGCAACGTGACGACGCCGTCGATTACGCTGCAACCTTTTTTCTCCGGCATAGCGCTCGACATCACGCCTCAGATTGACGAGGATAACAATATCATCTTGCATGTGCACCCCTCGATCAGCACGGTTTCCGAAAAGCAGAAGACGATCGATCTTGGATCGATGGGGACTTATACTTTGCCGTTGGCGAGCAGTTCGGTAAATGAGACCGACAGCATCGTCCGTGTCCAGGATGCCAACATCGTGGCCATAGGGGGGCTCATGAAGCAGGAGCAATCGGCGGGTGCTGCGGGTTTGCCTGGAACGACCTCGTCTTCGGTTGGTGCTTTGTTTGGTACGCGCAGCAGCGTGCTGAAGAAACGAGAGTTGGTGATTCTGATCAAGCCGACCATTATTCGCAACGACTCGAGCTGGAAGGATGATCTTTCTGAAACGCAGGATCGGTTCAGACAGTTAGACCCCCGCTTGATGCGACAACAGCAGCCATTGGTGCAGTGA
- a CDS encoding AAA family ATPase, translating to MYLKHFGLSELPFRITPDTSFVFANRHHQEALNILLMALQEGEGFVKITGEVGAGKTLLCRRLLQSLGSDWTTAYLPNPSLDPDTLFLAIAEELGVKDAVGMDHFHLVRRINRALLDVARAKKRVVVCIDEVQAMPLPTLEALRLLSNLETEKRKLVQIVLFGQPELDERLRRPEIRQLLQRITFHCRLQGVEKTEIGNYVEHRLRVGGYRGDALFTPGALRALFRASSGMPRLINILAHKALLSAFGEGVGRIDVKHVRLASKDTEGAKSLRWFWF from the coding sequence TTGTATCTGAAACATTTCGGATTGAGCGAACTGCCATTTCGCATCACGCCGGATACAAGTTTTGTCTTTGCGAACCGGCATCATCAGGAAGCGCTCAATATTTTGCTCATGGCGCTTCAGGAGGGGGAGGGGTTTGTCAAGATTACGGGCGAGGTAGGGGCGGGCAAGACACTCCTGTGTCGGCGCTTGTTGCAGTCGCTGGGGAGCGACTGGACCACGGCCTATTTGCCCAATCCGAGTCTTGACCCGGACACTTTGTTTCTGGCGATCGCAGAGGAGCTTGGTGTCAAGGATGCTGTTGGTATGGACCACTTTCACTTGGTGCGCCGCATCAATCGGGCCTTGCTTGATGTGGCGAGAGCCAAAAAGCGGGTTGTCGTTTGTATTGACGAAGTTCAGGCGATGCCGTTGCCAACTCTGGAAGCCTTGCGGCTGTTGTCCAACCTTGAAACAGAGAAACGCAAACTTGTTCAGATCGTCTTGTTCGGTCAGCCGGAGTTGGATGAACGCCTGCGTCGTCCGGAAATTCGACAGTTGTTGCAGCGTATCACCTTCCATTGCCGCCTTCAGGGCGTCGAGAAAACCGAGATCGGAAATTATGTCGAGCATCGTCTGCGTGTTGGAGGCTATCGTGGCGATGCATTGTTTACGCCGGGCGCCTTGCGTGCGCTATTTCGTGCGAGTAGTGGCATGCCGAGGCTGATCAATATCCTTGCGCACAAGGCTTTGCTCTCGGCATTTGGCGAGGGAGTCGGTCGTATCGACGTCAAACATGTTCGATTGGCATCGAAGGATACAGAAGGTGCCAAATCTCTGCGCTGGTTTTGGTTTTAA
- a CDS encoding tetratricopeptide repeat protein — protein sequence MSLLNRVLQDLDARHLASRPTVDLHDDVRPLPVVAASPWRRLFLGGGGAIVAVAAALLYFVPANVEEKPSIGEVATVARSETTAVGSAVQDKVQDKVQDKVQDKVQDKVQDKVQDKVQDKVQDKVQDKVQDKVQDKVRAVATPPKAVAVAPRVVESLSVASAKKAVGNDAAATGNALPSAVSRKPLESEKAPPKEALPTTDRGVGAAPLAIEKTDAMGTPRERAESDYRKALAAVNQGRIGDAVSGLRASLRQDAAHVGARQLLVKLLLEAQQRDDAMLALLEGVKVLPAQSNWAMTLARMQVERGDLSAAAQTLEHSMSSGAASADYQGFSGHVLYRLGRHREAADHYAVATRIAPTDGRWWLGLGLAYDAEGRSSEARQALLQAKACGNLGPELTAVVDQRLR from the coding sequence GTGAGTCTTCTTAACCGGGTACTTCAGGATCTTGACGCGCGGCATTTGGCCTCTCGGCCAACTGTTGATCTGCATGACGATGTTCGCCCTTTGCCAGTTGTTGCTGCCTCGCCGTGGCGCAGGCTTTTTCTTGGTGGAGGGGGCGCGATCGTTGCTGTGGCTGCGGCGCTGTTGTATTTCGTTCCGGCAAATGTTGAAGAAAAGCCTTCCATTGGCGAAGTCGCGACCGTTGCTAGGTCGGAAACAACCGCAGTGGGCAGCGCAGTTCAGGACAAGGTTCAGGACAAGGTTCAGGACAAGGTTCAGGACAAGGTTCAGGACAAGGTTCAGGACAAGGTTCAGGACAAGGTTCAGGACAAGGTTCAGGACAAGGTTCAGGACAAGGTTCAGGACAAGGTTCAGGACAAGGTTCGTGCTGTGGCTACGCCACCCAAGGCTGTGGCCGTGGCGCCTCGGGTTGTTGAAAGCTTGTCAGTCGCGTCTGCCAAAAAAGCGGTAGGCAATGATGCGGCGGCGACCGGCAATGCGCTGCCGTCTGCAGTGAGCCGCAAGCCGTTGGAGAGCGAAAAAGCACCGCCGAAAGAGGCCCTGCCAACGACGGATCGTGGAGTTGGCGCAGCCCCGTTAGCCATTGAAAAAACCGATGCCATGGGAACGCCGCGCGAACGTGCCGAGAGCGACTACCGCAAGGCGTTGGCAGCCGTCAATCAGGGGCGCATTGGTGATGCGGTCTCTGGTCTGCGCGCATCTTTGCGGCAGGACGCGGCCCATGTTGGGGCCCGGCAACTGCTGGTAAAACTGCTACTTGAAGCGCAGCAGCGAGATGACGCCATGTTGGCCTTGCTGGAGGGCGTCAAAGTCTTGCCTGCGCAGAGCAATTGGGCAATGACGTTGGCGCGGATGCAGGTCGAGCGCGGCGATCTGTCCGCTGCGGCCCAGACCTTGGAACATTCAATGTCGTCGGGCGCAGCAAGTGCCGACTACCAGGGGTTTTCCGGGCACGTGCTCTATCGCCTCGGGCGTCATCGAGAAGCTGCCGATCATTATGCGGTCGCTACTCGCATTGCGCCGACGGATGGGCGCTGGTGGTTGGGCTTAGGGCTTGCCTACGATGCGGAAGGGCGTTCCAGCGAGGCGCGCCAGGCACTGCTGCAAGCCAAAGCTTGCGGCAATTTGGGACCTGAACTGACGGCAGTGGTTGATCAGCGTCTTCGCTGA
- a CDS encoding Wzy polymerase domain-containing protein: protein MTYRAATLPAKLSLACLCGMWTVPFLISHHAVLIPTFYREWIAALFGLISGAILLHKRLIEKIDIPVAAFIPLGLIFILAIQHAAHLHQAASKPLIATLYLLWSAFVMITAFNLKKVISTETIATTAALSILVGAMISAILLAMQLAHIGTNSFWVSPLAQGAGNLGQKNHLANYLWLGIASAIFLHHRDCLSKNVLIIILIALVTASSFTGSRSILLYSLVLLALSIWSYRKYESHELKQIAQISAYILCYLLLLSWCLAYAPSSSELSTATTGARLVSEASTTSIRLQLWRTGLQIFSEHPWFGVGVGQFPYQSYLLVGRMKTGTLIGGAEHTHNLIIQLLCEWGTFSLILLFVFGGIWWRDFIRAKWSHAEWWIAALLLVILTHSQLEYPLWYTFVLGTFSFALGLGNSTEFRYRTTEICRLAVAPILVLGATTLASLFSDYQQLEKAVIPTPRSVPYASDPERIKALSRIGKESLFADYRSLVFSQILDINHELLSEKIAVCREAIRFIPIKATAFKLVWLLALDKKYDEAIVALRSAIATYPGYVPVAKNDLAVLIRDFPEISWLSAEFDRLTVQTKK, encoded by the coding sequence ATGACTTACCGAGCAGCCACACTCCCCGCAAAATTGAGTCTCGCATGCTTATGCGGCATGTGGACTGTCCCGTTCTTGATTTCACACCACGCCGTTCTAATTCCAACGTTCTACCGAGAATGGATCGCGGCGCTGTTCGGCCTGATCTCAGGGGCAATTCTGTTGCACAAGAGGCTGATCGAAAAAATTGATATTCCCGTCGCCGCATTTATTCCTCTAGGGCTAATTTTCATATTGGCAATACAACACGCAGCCCATTTACACCAAGCTGCATCCAAGCCTCTTATAGCGACCTTATATTTGCTGTGGAGCGCATTTGTAATGATCACGGCATTCAACCTTAAGAAAGTCATTTCGACAGAGACCATCGCCACCACAGCAGCGCTCTCGATCCTCGTTGGCGCCATGATTTCCGCAATATTGCTCGCCATGCAGCTTGCTCACATCGGAACCAACTCTTTTTGGGTTTCTCCTCTGGCACAGGGCGCTGGAAATCTCGGCCAGAAGAACCATCTGGCCAACTATCTTTGGCTCGGCATTGCTTCCGCTATCTTTCTCCATCATCGTGATTGCTTGAGTAAGAATGTCCTAATCATTATTTTGATCGCACTGGTTACAGCATCCTCATTCACAGGCTCACGGAGCATCCTGCTGTATTCACTTGTATTGTTGGCGCTGTCAATATGGTCATACAGAAAATATGAGAGTCATGAGCTTAAGCAAATTGCGCAAATTTCTGCATATATCTTGTGTTACTTGCTGTTGCTGTCGTGGTGCCTGGCTTACGCGCCCTCTAGCAGCGAGTTGAGTACCGCCACGACGGGAGCTCGTTTAGTCTCTGAGGCAAGCACTACGTCAATTCGACTGCAACTTTGGCGCACTGGATTACAGATTTTCTCCGAGCATCCATGGTTTGGAGTTGGAGTCGGGCAATTTCCCTATCAGTCATACCTGCTCGTCGGACGTATGAAAACCGGCACACTCATAGGTGGCGCGGAACACACGCACAACCTGATCATCCAGTTGCTTTGCGAATGGGGCACCTTCAGTTTGATTCTGCTATTTGTATTTGGCGGGATTTGGTGGCGCGATTTCATTCGCGCGAAGTGGTCACACGCGGAATGGTGGATCGCGGCATTGTTACTGGTCATTCTGACCCACAGCCAATTGGAGTACCCACTGTGGTACACATTTGTCCTGGGCACATTTTCTTTTGCTCTCGGACTAGGAAATTCAACGGAATTCCGCTATCGCACCACCGAAATATGCCGCCTAGCTGTCGCGCCAATCCTGGTGCTGGGAGCAACAACGTTGGCTTCTCTGTTTTCCGACTACCAACAACTTGAAAAGGCGGTCATTCCCACGCCAAGGTCTGTTCCTTATGCCTCAGACCCCGAACGAATCAAAGCCCTTTCGCGCATAGGAAAAGAATCTCTTTTCGCCGATTACCGGTCGCTGGTATTTTCTCAAATACTCGATATTAATCACGAACTCCTCTCAGAAAAGATCGCCGTCTGCCGAGAAGCCATTCGCTTTATCCCAATAAAAGCAACTGCGTTCAAACTTGTGTGGCTCTTAGCTCTCGATAAAAAATACGATGAAGCGATAGTTGCGCTTAGAAGTGCAATCGCTACGTATCCTGGCTACGTACCCGTCGCAAAGAACGATCTCGCAGTGCTAATCCGCGACTTCCCGGAAATTAGCTGGCTCAGCGCTGAATTTGACCGCCTGACGGTACAAACAAAGAAATAG
- the gdhA gene encoding NADP-specific glutamate dehydrogenase codes for MSYVTSVLESISNTDPHQPEFLQAVREVLESLEPCIDKHPEYKRARILERIVEPERVIMFRVPWVDDKGDVQVNRGYRVEFNSAIGPYKGGLRFHPSVNLSILKFLGFEQVFKNSLTTLPMGGGKGGSNFDPKGKSDQEVMRFCQSFMSELYRHIGARTDVPAGDIGVGGREIGFMFGQYKRLANEFTPVLTGKGRNWGGSLIRPEATGYGAVYFAEEMLKTRKDSVRGKVCCVSGSGNVAQFTTEKLNQLGAKVVTLSDSEGTIHDPKGIDPDKLAFVMELKNVRRGRIKEYAERYDCLYLPGQRPWNIPCDAAFPCATQNELDAADADTLLKNGCFVISEGANMPTTPEAVEKFLKAEVLYGPGKAANAGGVATSGLEMSQNYMALSWTREEVDAKLHGIMQSIHETARKAAQDYGFAGNYVIGANIAGFRKVANAMLDQGVV; via the coding sequence ATGTCGTACGTCACTAGCGTTCTGGAATCGATCAGCAATACTGATCCTCATCAGCCCGAGTTTCTGCAGGCCGTCAGGGAGGTGCTTGAATCCCTCGAGCCTTGCATCGACAAACATCCCGAATACAAACGTGCCCGGATCCTCGAGCGCATCGTTGAACCTGAGCGCGTCATCATGTTCCGTGTGCCATGGGTGGATGACAAGGGCGACGTGCAGGTCAATCGCGGATATCGCGTTGAGTTCAACAGCGCAATCGGTCCGTACAAGGGGGGGCTGCGTTTTCACCCGAGCGTCAATCTGTCGATTCTCAAATTCCTCGGGTTCGAACAGGTGTTCAAGAATTCGCTGACGACTTTGCCGATGGGTGGGGGCAAGGGCGGCTCCAATTTCGATCCGAAGGGCAAGAGCGACCAGGAAGTCATGCGCTTCTGCCAGTCGTTCATGAGCGAACTCTATCGTCATATCGGCGCGCGTACCGACGTGCCGGCAGGCGACATCGGCGTCGGCGGTCGCGAAATCGGGTTCATGTTCGGCCAGTACAAGCGCCTGGCCAATGAATTCACGCCGGTCCTGACCGGCAAGGGGCGTAACTGGGGCGGTTCGCTGATCCGTCCGGAGGCTACCGGCTATGGCGCAGTCTATTTCGCCGAGGAAATGCTCAAGACGCGCAAGGATAGTGTGCGTGGCAAAGTGTGTTGCGTCTCCGGATCCGGGAACGTCGCCCAGTTTACGACCGAAAAGCTGAACCAGCTCGGTGCCAAAGTCGTGACATTGTCGGATTCCGAAGGCACGATTCATGATCCCAAGGGCATCGATCCGGACAAGCTCGCATTTGTCATGGAATTGAAGAACGTTCGTCGCGGACGCATCAAGGAATATGCCGAGCGCTACGACTGCCTGTACCTGCCTGGGCAGCGGCCGTGGAATATCCCGTGCGATGCGGCCTTTCCGTGCGCCACGCAGAATGAACTCGATGCGGCCGATGCGGATACGCTGCTCAAGAACGGTTGCTTCGTGATTTCCGAGGGGGCGAACATGCCGACCACGCCGGAAGCTGTCGAGAAGTTCCTTAAGGCCGAAGTCCTTTACGGTCCGGGTAAGGCAGCCAACGCCGGTGGCGTGGCAACATCGGGTCTGGAGATGAGTCAAAATTACATGGCTTTGTCATGGACGCGTGAGGAGGTTGACGCCAAGTTGCATGGGATCATGCAGTCGATTCACGAAACTGCACGCAAGGCCGCACAGGATTACGGCTTTGCCGGCAACTATGTGATCGGTGCGAATATCGCTGGTTTCCGCAAGGTCGCCAACGCCATGCTGGATCAGGGCGTTGTCTGA
- a CDS encoding PEP/pyruvate-binding domain-containing protein, whose protein sequence is MSDFSTGLPGLDQVLQGIRPGDNIVWQVDETRDFIPFIDALIHYAAIHSERITYFRFAQHRPSISNAPNLQIDMLDPCQGFERFMTQIHTRICEGGRGRLYFFDFLSDLNAGCFSDRMVGNFFKLTANLLHAMDSVAYYPVLRDHHCYHATQPINETTQILLDIHRARDCLYIQPQKVSERFSPTLFLLHEWRDEHFTPVKESGHITEVLNSHSWPGLPSASYRLIGDWDKHFMRAEEMLVAQRRGNVTVEQAAAMLDQLVSLSISGEERIQALFRKYFSLSDLIQIWKRMIGSGQIGGKSLGMLLARAILRKRLPATWELLEPHDSFYIGSDVFYTYLIENNCWWDRMEQTRGDDNLDDADRTREKILTGEFPPTLVERFKDMLKYFGQSPIIVRSSSLLEDNFGNAFAGKYESVFCASQGTLTDRLTEFLSAVRVIYASTMSSEALSYRRKRGVLDKDEQMALLVQRVSGAPHGRYFFPQMAGVAFSYNSYTWNQRIDPNAGVMRIVFGLGTRAVDRADDDYTRVVALNAPELRPEASFDEVRRYTQRRLDLLDLATNRFDNAHFLDVYPYCDDIPIDTFAVKDRQLERYYEERGVAAGNCWILTFDNLLTNTYFNHDIRQILGALRDAYKTEIDIEFTANFQPDGSYRINLLQCRPLQVKADDAALAALPEIGDDQILLNANGGVVGHSRAIKLDWLVYVVPSAYGKLGERDRYHVARLIGQICQHPEIAAGKQIMLIGPGRWGTGTASLGIPVSFAEINTASVFCELDSMHEGLVPDLSLGTHFFNEMVEMNILYMAYFGSRQGNRFEPELLLAERNCLTDLVPDSAEWSSVIQVVDANALLTEDKLILHADSPGQRAVLYRH, encoded by the coding sequence ATGTCTGATTTCAGCACCGGGCTTCCAGGACTCGATCAGGTACTCCAGGGAATTCGGCCCGGCGACAATATCGTCTGGCAGGTCGACGAGACCCGTGATTTCATTCCCTTCATCGACGCGCTCATTCACTACGCCGCCATTCATTCGGAACGCATAACTTATTTCCGATTCGCACAACACCGACCGTCAATCTCGAACGCTCCTAATCTGCAGATAGACATGCTCGACCCCTGCCAGGGATTCGAGCGTTTCATGACGCAAATCCACACGCGAATTTGCGAAGGCGGAAGAGGACGTCTTTACTTCTTCGACTTCCTTTCCGATCTCAATGCCGGGTGCTTCTCGGACCGCATGGTAGGCAACTTCTTCAAGCTGACCGCGAACCTGCTGCATGCGATGGATTCGGTCGCCTATTACCCGGTACTACGCGATCATCATTGCTACCACGCGACCCAACCGATCAACGAAACGACTCAGATTCTGCTCGATATTCACCGGGCGAGGGACTGCCTCTACATTCAACCGCAGAAAGTATCCGAACGCTTTTCCCCGACGCTGTTTCTGTTGCATGAATGGCGCGACGAACACTTTACGCCCGTCAAGGAAAGCGGTCACATCACGGAGGTACTCAACTCCCACTCCTGGCCAGGCTTGCCGTCGGCCAGCTACCGCCTTATCGGCGACTGGGACAAACACTTCATGCGCGCTGAGGAAATGCTCGTCGCGCAGCGGCGGGGCAACGTCACCGTCGAACAGGCGGCGGCGATGCTCGACCAACTGGTCAGCCTGTCGATCTCCGGAGAGGAGCGTATTCAGGCACTCTTTCGTAAATACTTCAGCCTGAGCGATCTGATCCAGATATGGAAGCGCATGATCGGGTCCGGCCAAATTGGAGGCAAGTCGCTTGGCATGCTGCTGGCGAGAGCAATCCTGCGCAAGCGCCTGCCTGCGACCTGGGAACTTCTGGAGCCGCACGACTCTTTTTACATCGGATCCGACGTCTTTTACACCTACCTGATCGAAAACAACTGCTGGTGGGATCGCATGGAGCAAACTCGGGGCGATGACAATCTCGACGATGCCGATCGCACACGCGAGAAAATCCTGACCGGAGAGTTCCCGCCGACACTCGTCGAACGCTTCAAGGATATGCTGAAGTACTTCGGACAGTCGCCGATCATCGTGCGCTCAAGCAGCCTGCTCGAAGACAACTTCGGCAACGCCTTCGCGGGAAAGTACGAAAGCGTATTTTGCGCGAGTCAAGGAACGCTGACTGATCGGCTCACGGAATTTCTCAGCGCCGTCCGCGTCATCTACGCGAGTACCATGAGTTCGGAAGCACTCAGCTATCGCCGGAAACGCGGCGTCCTCGACAAGGACGAACAAATGGCGCTGCTCGTCCAGCGCGTTTCGGGCGCCCCGCACGGACGTTACTTCTTTCCGCAAATGGCCGGCGTCGCCTTCTCCTACAACTCCTACACCTGGAATCAACGCATCGACCCCAACGCCGGCGTCATGCGTATCGTTTTCGGTCTCGGCACACGTGCCGTGGATCGGGCCGATGACGATTACACGCGCGTTGTTGCGCTTAACGCACCTGAACTCCGGCCAGAGGCCAGCTTCGACGAAGTTCGGCGCTATACGCAACGCCGTCTTGATCTGCTCGACCTTGCGACGAACCGCTTCGACAATGCCCATTTTCTTGATGTCTATCCATATTGCGATGACATCCCAATCGACACTTTCGCCGTCAAAGACCGACAACTTGAGCGCTACTACGAAGAACGCGGTGTCGCGGCCGGCAACTGCTGGATCCTGACCTTTGACAACCTGCTCACGAACACATACTTCAACCACGACATTCGCCAGATTCTCGGCGCCTTACGCGACGCCTACAAGACCGAAATCGACATCGAATTCACCGCCAACTTCCAACCCGACGGCAGTTACCGGATCAACCTCTTGCAGTGCCGTCCACTCCAGGTCAAGGCCGATGATGCAGCTCTGGCTGCGCTGCCGGAAATTGGCGACGATCAGATCTTGCTCAACGCCAACGGCGGCGTCGTCGGTCACAGCCGTGCCATTAAACTCGACTGGCTCGTCTACGTCGTCCCCTCGGCCTACGGCAAGCTCGGAGAACGCGATCGCTATCACGTCGCCCGGTTGATCGGGCAGATCTGTCAACACCCGGAGATCGCTGCCGGAAAACAGATCATGCTGATTGGCCCCGGGCGCTGGGGTACGGGAACTGCATCGCTGGGCATACCGGTGTCTTTTGCCGAGATCAATACGGCCTCGGTTTTCTGCGAACTCGATTCAATGCACGAAGGACTCGTCCCGGACCTTTCCCTCGGCACCCATTTCTTCAACGAAATGGTCGAGATGAACATCCTCTACATGGCCTATTTCGGGTCCCGGCAGGGCAACCGCTTCGAACCGGAATTGCTTCTTGCCGAACGTAATTGCCTGACTGATCTTGTTCCCGACAGTGCAGAGTGGAGCTCTGTCATTCAGGTTGTCGATGCCAATGCACTATTGACGGAAGACAAGCTGATTCTGCATGCGGACTCTCCCGGCCAACGCGCGGTACTTTATCGGCACTAG
- a CDS encoding ComF family protein, whose product MLGFQDCLLCGESSPTLLCANCEIDLPRLPKPGCPICALPTPGGEICGQCLRERPFFDHTEAAFRYDFPIDKLVQSFKYGHRLALGPYFGAHIATLAKGCRAEIIAPLPLHKNRLAARGFNQALEIARPSARMLGKPLMGDICRRIRDTTAQADLAWTARKSNVRNAFHCSEELTGKRVLLIDDVMTTGASLNECARILKLHGAASVDVIVLARALRD is encoded by the coding sequence TTGCTCGGCTTTCAGGACTGCCTTCTCTGCGGCGAAAGCAGCCCGACATTGCTCTGTGCCAATTGCGAGATTGATCTGCCGAGACTCCCGAAACCAGGCTGCCCGATCTGCGCCTTGCCCACACCCGGCGGCGAAATCTGCGGCCAGTGCTTGCGAGAACGCCCCTTCTTCGACCACACCGAAGCAGCGTTTCGCTACGATTTTCCGATCGACAAGCTCGTGCAGTCGTTCAAATACGGACACAGACTCGCGCTCGGCCCGTATTTTGGCGCTCACATCGCCACGCTGGCCAAGGGCTGTCGCGCTGAAATCATCGCGCCGCTCCCCCTCCACAAAAACCGTCTCGCCGCGAGGGGTTTCAATCAAGCACTCGAAATCGCCCGCCCAAGCGCCAGAATGCTCGGAAAGCCTCTGATGGGCGATATCTGCCGGCGCATTCGCGACACGACAGCCCAGGCGGACCTCGCCTGGACTGCTCGCAAAAGCAATGTCCGCAACGCCTTTCACTGCAGCGAAGAGCTGACCGGCAAACGCGTACTGCTCATCGACGACGTGATGACCACCGGCGCGTCGTTGAACGAATGCGCGCGCATACTCAAACTGCATGGCGCCGCGAGCGTCGATGTCATCGTTCTGGCAAGGGCGTTGCGCGACTGA